In Capsicum annuum cultivar UCD-10X-F1 chromosome 8, UCD10Xv1.1, whole genome shotgun sequence, the genomic window TTGAGcttttataattaaatttcaGGAAAATGACTGACCTAAGATCGAAGAAAGCCATCTATGTGCGGTTACAAGCACCCGCATTCTGTTGTATCTGGTTTGTATGCAAAGGAAACCTCATTTATACAAGGTACGCGATCTTTCATTCCCGACTCTATCTCGAAACTTTGTTTTGCatgatatttgggtggacaactgGGATAACTTCGTTACAAATTCTGTATTGTTTTATAAATATCCTCTTGCTACAGATTTCTGTTTCTGTCGTTTCTCCCCTGAGATTGACTTCCCTTGGGACTGGGATGCATGAGCCGTGGGCGTAGGGTGGGGTTCACTTAGAAAACATGGGGAGCTCTAAATGGTAACTACATTATGTGATGCAGAGAAAGCAAGTCAGAGAGGCTTTTTGCAGAGAGTGTTTCATCGTCAATTCCAGCAAGTCCAGTTAATGATATTGTTCTGAGATCAAGTTCTGTTACAGAAGGTTACAACGAACAAGTACAGCTCAGGGGCCCTTGTACAGACTATCACAGAGTTGCTTCTGATAATCAGAGGATAATCTTCTCTGGATTTTCCTCTGGTGGGACTTTACAGGCTAATTTTCCAAGCATGAGTTCAGATAGAAGTGCTGATAGCTGGGATGGCATACCACCAATAAGTCCCTCAGTGGCTTCACGTTTGTCATTGAGTTCATCTGTAGAAATGGCTAATGATTCCCTTGCAAGGACTGAAGGGAATGAGACTGCATTTGATTCATCGGCACTGCACTATTTCAATTTTGGTCCTCGTCAGTCATCTCCTCCAAGTATAGTAAGTAAATCATgttatttcttttctctcttaAATTACTAAATCACAAGCAGTACCTTCATTTCTTGCTTCCTAATGAAATGCGCTGTTTCGGTTTGAAGAATTAGTTTTAGTATGTTTTCTAATTTTGGATGATTCCGGGGATACAGGCTGAGAGGGTGAATGATGAGCTAGCTGGAAGCATGAACGATGAACTCTATGATAAATTTGAGCAGTATGTTGCAGAGGCAGAAACCGCAAGGCGGGAAGCTTTTGAAGAATCAATCAAGCGTAGGAAAGCGGAAAAGGATGCAATTGAGGCTAGACGAAGGGTAATttattcattaatattttatgtCAAATCTTTTAACTGAATGTTATGGTCCTACAATTTGGTTTTATCTTGGTTGTTTGCAACTATTACCCATTCGCACCAAGTTTCTATCCGTTGCTAGATTTATGAAAAGCTTAAATTTGATTGGGATATAAGACGGTATGACCTAGGTTACCATTTTTTGAAGGAGATTATTCTTTCAAGTATGTGCTCTCCTACGAAGCTGGAATGGCGGAGGATCTGAGATTCTTATTCTGTTAGTTTTGTTTCAGGCAAAAGCATCAGAAACAGTCTATGCTGATGAGTTGAGACGGAGGAGAGAACTAGAGGAAGCACTTGCAAAAGATAAGGAAAAAGCTGATCAGATGAAATCACAGCTAAACAAACTTAGGGAAGATCTGCAGGCAGCTCAAGCACAGACATCTTCGCTGGAGGGTCAACTTTTAAATTCTGACACTCAAGTGCAAGAGTTGGAACAGAAAATATTCTCTGCTGTCGACCTTTTGCAGAAATACAGGAAGGAGAGAGATGAATTGCAGGTGGAGCGTGATGATGCACTCAAATTAGCAGAGGCACTGAGGGAAAAGAACTCAGACGGGTCTTCATTTAAATCTACATCTGTACTATTTGctgaattttattttcatgaaattgaagagGCAACTCGGAATTTCGACCCAGCCTTGAAGATTGGAGAAGGTGGTTATGGAAGCATTTATAGAGGCCTCCTCCGCCACACTCAAGTGGCAATAAAGATGCTGCACCCTCATAGCTTGCAAGGGCCCTCGGAGTTCCAACAGGAGGTCAGATTCGTTATGTTTTGCTAATTTCTGTATATGTGCATAGAAGATAAAATGTCTCATCTCCTGAGTAGCTGTGTGTACGCTTGGCTGGAAAAACCAGCCAAtgtatttctatttcttttgGGTCTTGGTGTTTGCCCTCTCAATTGTATACCTTGTTTTGTCCATATTCTATTTCATATCTCTGTTTTGGGAGGTAAAATAACTACAGACAGGAATACTCAATTTGGTGCGATATCTATTGATGGTGGTACGGCAAAGGGGTGTAGTTGAAAGCAAGCGCACTTTCGTGTGTATTTGTATTCAGCATATTTTAGCTACTCTTAGATCATCGCCATTTCCCACGCACCAGATGAGAACAATCCTCTGAAGAGTCTCTCCCACAATCTCCTCTAAGATGGTAGATTATCTGCTTAAAAAGGCTTTATATTGTTTGGGCCAATAAGTTTGTCTTAGAAGGGAAACTTTTAGTGATCTCATCTTGAGATAATTCTGCatattgaaatatttaaataCTAGTTATCTTGTCTGTTTGCTAGAATGTATTACCTTGTAAGATTTGGTTAACTCATAAACCTCGAGTAGTATCAGTACACCTGATATCATCCATGCTCACTGGTAAACACACCGATTCAATTTGATGCATACTAGTGTTTTTTTTCTGTCAGTTTTCTGATCACCTACCTTCATATATTTGCTTTGTATACTATGCTTCGTTCTTAATCATATGAAACGTAAAGTTTGCCACAGATATCTTTCTGGCAATTCACGAAATCATTTGTTGGTATGATGTAGGTCAATATTTTAAGCAAGTTGAGGCATCCAAACATTGTCACTCTTATAGGAGCGTGTCCGGAAGCATGGACTCTTGTATATGAGTATCTTCCCAACGGAAGCCTTGAAGATCGTCTTACCTGCAAAGACAACACACCTCCACTGTCGTGGCAAACTAGAATTCGTGTAGCCACAGAGCTTTGTTGTGCTCTCATCTTCCTCCATTCCTGCACTGCTCGGGGCATAATTCATGGTGATCTAAAACCAGCAAATATTTTGCTTGATGCGAACTTTGTGAGCAAGCTTAGTGACTTTGGAATTTGTCGAGTTCTATCAGAGGATGACTTTTCAGAAAATAGTACTACACTTTGTTACAGAACTGACCCAAAAGGCACATTTGCATACATGGACCCAGAATTCCTCGAAACAGGAGAGCTTACTCCAAAGTCCGATGTTTATTCATTTGGGATTATATTACTTAGGTTGTTGACTGGAAGGCCTGCATTGGGGATAAAAAATGAAATCCAATATGCACTGGATAAAGGAACTTTGAAAAATCTGCTGGATCCAACTGCTGGAGACTGGCCATTTGTGCAAGCCAAACAGTTGGCTCACTTAGCTATGAGTTGTTGTGAGAAGAACAGGAGGTGCCGGCCTGACCTTCCTTCAGAGGTGTGGAAGGTTCTTGAACCAATGAGAGCTTCATGTGGGGCATCATCTTTAAAAATGGGTTCCGATGAGCCTTGTGACATTCCGTCCTATTTTATTTGTCCAATATTTCAGGTTAGTATATTGCTTGGTTTAAATCTATTAGTCAATCAGCCATCATACATCATTACAAGTCCCATACATTTTGGACTGAGAAATCATCATACATGANNNNNNNNNNNNNNNNNNNNNNNNNNNNNNNNNNNNNNNNNNNNNNNNNNNNNNNNNNNNNNNNNNNNNNNNNNNNNNNNNNNNNNNNNNNNNNNNNNNNNNNNNNNNNNNNNNNNNNNNNNNNNNNNNNNNNNNNNNNNNNNNNNNNNNNNNNNNNNNNNNNNNNNNNNNNNNNNNNNNNNNNNNNNNNNNNNNNNNNNNNNNNNNNNNNNNNNNNNNNNNNNNNNNNNNNNNNNNNNNNNNNNNNNNNNNNNNNNNNNNNNNNNNNNNNNNNNNNNNNNNNNNNNNNNNNNNNNNNNNNNNNNNNNNNNNNNNNNNNNNNNNNNNNNNNNNNNNNNNNNNNNNNNNNNNNNNNNNNNNNNNNNNNNNNNNNNNNNNNNNNNNNNNNNNNNNNNNNNNNNNNNNNNNNNNNNNNNNNNNNNNNNNNNNNNNNNNNNNNNNNNNNNNNNNNNNNNNNNNNNNNNNNNNNNNNNNNNNNNNNNNNNNNNNNNNNNNNNNNNNNNNNNNNNNNNNNNNNNNNNNNNNNNNNNNNNNNNNNNNNNNNNNNNNNNNNNNNNNNNNNNNNNNNNNNNNNNNNNNNNNNNNNNNNNNNNNNNNNNNNNNNNNNNNNNNNNNNNNNNNNNNNNNNNNNNNNNNNNNNNNNNNNNNNNNNNNNNNNNNNNNNNNNNNNNNNNNNNNNNNNNNNNNNNNNNNNNNNNNNNNNNNNNNNNNNNNNNNNNNNNNNNNNNNNNNNNNNNNNNNNNNNNNNNNNNNNNNNNNNNNNNNNNNNNNNNNNNNNNNNNNNNNNNNNNNNNNNNNNNNNNNNNNNNNNNNNNNNNNNNNNNNNNNNNNNNNNNNNNNNNNNNNNNNNNNNNNNNNNNNNNNNNNNNNNNNNNNNNNNNNNNNNNNNNNNNNNNNNNNNNNNNNNNNNNNNNNNNNNNNNNNNNNNNNNNNNNNNNNNNNNNNNNNNNNNNNNNNNNNNNNNNNNNNNNNNNNNNNNNNNNNNNNNNNNNNNNNNNNNNNNNNNNNNNNNNNNNNNNNNNNNNNNNNNNNNNNNNNNNNNNNNNNNNNNNNNNNNNNNNNNNNNNNNNNNNNNNNNNNNNNNNNNNNNNNNNNNNNNNNNNNNNNNNNNNNNNNNNNNNNNNNNNNNNNNNNNNNNNNNNNNNNNNNNNNNNNNNNNNNNNNNNNNNNNNNNNNNNNNNNNNNNNNNNNNNNNNNNNNNNNNNNNNNNNNNNNNNNNNNNNNNNNNNNNNNNNNNNNNNNNNNNNNNNNNNNNNNNNNNNNNNNNNNNNNNNNNNNNNNNNNNNNNNNNNNNNNNNNNNNNNNNNNNNNNNNNNNNNNNNNNNNNNNNNNNNNNNNNNNNNNNNNNNNNNNNNNNNNNNNNNNNNNNNNNNNNNNNNNNNNNNNNNNNNNNNNNNNNNNNNNNNNNNNNNNNNNNNNNNNNNNNNNNNNNNNNNNNNNNNNNNNNNNNNNNNNNNNNNNNNNNNNNNNNNNNNNNNNNNNNNNNNNNNNNNNNNNNNNNNNNNNNNNNNNNNNNNNNNNNNNNNNNNNNNNNNNNNNNNNNNNNNNNNNNNNNNNNNNNNNNNNNNNNNNNNNNNNNNNNNNNNNNNNNNNNNNNNNNNNNNNNNNNNNNNNNNNNNNNNNNNNNNNNNNNNNNNNNNNNNNNNNNNNNNNNNNNNNNNNNNNNNNNNNNNNNNNNNNNNNNNNNNNNNNNNNNNNNNNNNNNNNNNNNNNNNNNNNNNNNNNNNNNNNNNNNNNNNNNNNNNNNNNNNNNNNNNNNNNNNNNNNNNNNNNNNNNNNNNNNNNNNNNNNNNNNNNNNNNNNNNNNNNNNNNNNNNNNNNNNNNNNNNNNNNNNNNNNNNNNNNNNNNNNNNNNNNNNNNNNNNNNNNNNNNNNNNNNNNNNNNNNNNNNNNNNNNNNNNNNNNNNNNNNNNNNNNNNNNNNNNNNNNNNNNNNNNNNNNNNNNNNNNNNNNNNNNNNNNNNNNNNNNNNNNNNNNNNNNNNNNNNNNNNNNNNNNNNNNNNNNNNNNNNNNNNNNNNNNNNNNNNNNNNNNNNNNNNNNNNNNNNNNNNNNNNNNNNNNNNNNNNNNNNNNNNNNNNNNNNNNNNNNNNNNNNNNNNNNNNNNNNNNNNNNNNNNNNNNNNNNNNNNNNNNNNNNNNNNNNNNNNNNNNNNNNNNNNNNNNNNNNNNNNNNNNNNNNNNNNNNNNNNNNNNNNNNNNNNNNNNNNNNNNNNNNNNNNNNNNNNNNNNNNNNNNNNNNNNNNNNNNNNNNNNNNNNNNNNNNNNNNNNNNNNNNNNNNNNNNNNNNNNNNNNNNNNNNNNNNNNNNNNNNNNNNNNNNNNNNNNNNNNNNNNNNNNNNNNNNNNNNNNNNNNNNNNNNNNNNNNNNNNNNNNNNNNNNNNNNNNNNNNNNNNNNNNNNNNNNNNNNNNNNNNNNNNNNNNNNNNNNNNNNNNNNNNNNNNNNNNNNNNNNNNNNNNNNNNNNNNNNNNNNNNNNNNNNNNNNNNNNNNNNNNNNNNNNNNNNNNNNNNNNNNNNNNNNNNNNNNNNNNNNNNNNNNNNNNNNNNNNNNNNNNNNNNNNNNNNNNNNNNNNNNNNNNNNNNNNNNNNNNNNNNNNNNNNNNNNNNNNNNNNNNNNNNNNNNNNNNNNNNNNNNNNNNNNNNNNNNNNNNNNNNNNNNNNNNNNNNNNNNNNNNNNNNNNNNNNNNNNNNNNNNNNNNNNNNNNNNNNNNNNNNNNNNNNNNNNNNNNNNNNNNNNNNNNNNNNNNNNNNNNNNNNNNNNNNNNNNNNNNNNNNNNNNNNNNNNNNNNNNNNNNNNNNNNNNNNNNNNNNNNNNNNNNNNNNNNNNNNNNNNNNNNNNNNNNNNNNNNNNNNNNNNNNNNNNNNNNNNNNNNNNNNNNNNNNNNNNNNNNNNNNNNNNNNNNNNNNNNNNNNNNNNNNNNNNNNNNNNNNNNNNNNNNNNNNNNNNNNNNNNNNNNNNNNNNNNNNNNNNNNNNNNNNNNNNNNNNNNNNNNNNNNNNNNNAGCATCCCTTACTGTCATTTCTCAGTTCTGCAACATTATATAACCCATGCAAGTTTGTGTTATGGTTCTCCATTCAATGAGTTTGTTATCCAACTCAATAGTCTCTGTTTTTCGTTGTTCTTCTTTTAGAAAACACAAAGAGTTCCTGTTTAATCATTTCTTGATGGTCATGTGTTTCACTACAACAGGAAGTCATGCAAGATCCTGTAGTAGCAGCGGATGGCTTCACATATGAAGCAGAAGCATTAAGAGGATGGTTGGACAGCGGGCATGAGACCTCGCCCATGACAAACCTTACGCTTTCCCATAAGAACCTTGTTCCTAATCATGCCCTCCGTTCTGCAATTCAGGAGTGGCTGCAACAGAGTTGACAGTCGGCAGCTTTCGAGCGAAATTGTCTATAGTCTATGCTATAGTTATATTGTAAAACAATACTCCCCAATACATATTTGAATATAGGTTTCTTGTACATGTATAGATAAATATGGCTAACATTATTTCGTTATTGTTGTTGGccttatttttgaatttcttttttcaatctGCTTGGATTTGCTTTATTTTAAGCTAAGGAGTCTACCACAAACCTTTCTATATCTACGAGGTAAAGATAAGGTGTGCGTACACTCTATTCTCCCCGACTTCATTTGTGGGATTAGActggtatgttatatataaaaatgacaTAAACCGGAAgtttactgaaatctgaacatgaacaAAGTGGTTTATGCCTAAAATTTTACTCTACATCTCCATGTTTTCTTGTACTAATAATCTAATCACAAGTTTACGTAGATTGTAACTTATTTCATTTTCCTTTCAAAGAATTACATACTAGTATTCAAATGCTATAAAGTTTATAATAAATGTTGCGTACGTGCCACATGAGAAATGATTAGAGGTGTCTCAATAAATTAGTAACCTAAAGTTAAGTTTTaattagaagtattatatatgTAAACATACATACAAAATTACTATTATAATTTAGAGTTGTCTTGTTTGTTCTTGCATAATAGTTGTTTTggtgtaatatttttaaaagacatataCCCTTTAACTTCACTGATTAATATAACTATTAATAAAAGTAAGGACTAATTctagttaataaaatattagtcatttgtttgcaatgcattaacttggatgttgttgttaaaattttatttactaatATAAAGATTGAGTTGTTTAGTTCAAAGTTCTAAAGTATTTCTTGTAAAAATGAgataactttttctcttttttttttttagataattttttaaaatgtattttataatcttcattattatttcaagtgaagttgaaatcatataatttactattaaaatttttgaggtcTCAAAATTTTAGGGGTCTAAAACAAAGATTTTACTAGCTTAACCCTTTGAGTCACCCTAGAAATGACAACACCTAAATGATTCCAATTTCAAGTTATTTAGAAAGATGTTAATAAACTTCCTAATTGAATGTACTAAAGTTTCAAGCTAATGGataatattgaagaaaaaaaagtataataaaatagCTTGATAAGATAATTAACATGTCCTATTCAAATTCTGTTTATACTTGACAAATTAgaaaaattggaactttacttatatatattttacggaaaaggtttaaaaatacctttaactatttaaaatagcttaaaaatattcctcgttagatttttggctgaAAAATACTCCtacgttaaatatttggctcaaaaatacccctccctctaacggaattcaaaaaagaataaaaaaatacccCTAAATTATCTGAAATGGCTAAAAAATATTCATCTGTTAAATAtgtggctcaaaaatatccctccatttaataaaattccaccaagcatgccacctagataaaaaaaaataacacatgACTATGTCACATTACTATctacatgtaaaatgttagtattttttaattatataacattcctttcttctttatttttttttcaaagcagTGAAACGGAAAAACCAACAAACTAATATTTTGCTAATTACtccattagtgttttaaaagttctaaatttcaccttttcattagtgttttaaaaattctaaatttcagcttttcattagtgttttaaaagttctaaatttcatcttgttattgtcGTTTGGGATAAGGGAcatcttgatcttgatctgatgtTGACTCGGAGGAGGAGCcagaattttaacttttaagctagcaaatgttgatgcactaataattgagttgaatttactacatgcaaattcgttttcaaaataaatgaattccttttaacacttgtttaatcattcgaaatgaattcatttttctaaattcagttttgatgaataatcttattatttttagaacaagtttgaaaagaagtaaaatgatacttaatattaataaattattctttaattatgtcattcattaactttttgaagatgtgtgccacattcaaagattcattaattctagattcattaattttagattagagg contains:
- the LOC107839192 gene encoding U-box domain-containing protein 33, producing MAMETPSPRVRRSPVRYPEVDLSLLNLTEQIVQEGSSPLTPVRVVDDVMYVAVGKDLKETEPTLTWALHKSGGRKICILHVHTPAQKIPMMGTKFNIDQLDVHQVRTYHEKERQEMHKILEKYVLICGRAGVRADKLVLEMDSIENGIVELISQHGIGKLVMGAAANKCYSKKMTDLRSKKAIYVRLQAPAFCCIWFVCKGNLIYTRESKSERLFAESVSSSIPASPVNDIVLRSSSVTEGYNEQVQLRGPCTDYHRVASDNQRIIFSGFSSGGTLQANFPSMSSDRSADSWDGIPPISPSVASRLSLSSSVEMANDSLARTEGNETAFDSSALHYFNFGPRQSSPPSIAERVNDELAGSMNDELYDKFEQYVAEAETARREAFEESIKRRKAEKDAIEARRRAKASETVYADELRRRRELEEALAKDKEKADQMKSQLNKLREDLQAAQAQTSSLEGQLLNSDTQVQELEQKIFSAVDLLQKYRKERDELQVERDDALKLAEALREKNSDGSSFKSTSVLFAEFYFHEIEEATRNFDPALKIGEGGYGSIYRGLLRHTQVAIKMLHPHSLQGPSEFQQEVNILSKLRHPNIVTLIGACPEAWTLVYEYLPNGSLEDRLTCKDNTPPLSWQTRIRVATELCCALIFLHSCTARGIIHGDLKPANILLDANFVSKLSDFGICRVLSEDDFSENSTTLCYRTDPKGTFAYMDPEFLETGELTPKSDVYSFGIILLRLLTGRPALGIKNEIQYALDKGTLKNLLDPTAGDWPFVQAKQLAHLAMSCCEKNRRCRPDLPSEVWKVLEPMRASCGASSLKMGSDEPCDIPSYFICPIFQEVMQDPVVAADGFTYEAEALRGWLDSGHETSPMTNLTLSHKNLVPNHALRSAIQEWLQQS